A single Gammaproteobacteria bacterium DNA region contains:
- the map gene encoding type I methionyl aminopeptidase — translation ICHDYIVNVQKAIPAPLNYHGFPKSICTSVNHVVCHGIPGPKKLKDGDIINIDVTVIKDGYHGDTSKMFFVGKPKVLAERLVRVTQECLYLAIDMVKPGVHLGDIGHAIETYANKHNFSVVHEYCGHGIGREFHEDPQVLHYGKPGTGVALEAGMCLTIEPMVNAGRRHVKLLKDGWTVVTRDRSLSAQWEHTLAVLDDGVEVLTKRKEEHF, via the coding sequence ATCTGCCACGACTATATTGTCAATGTGCAAAAGGCCATTCCAGCCCCGCTGAATTACCATGGATTCCCGAAATCGATCTGCACCAGCGTGAATCATGTTGTGTGCCATGGCATTCCTGGGCCCAAAAAGCTCAAGGATGGCGACATCATCAACATTGACGTGACCGTGATCAAGGACGGCTATCATGGCGACACAAGCAAAATGTTTTTTGTCGGAAAGCCCAAAGTATTGGCCGAGCGTCTGGTTCGGGTCACACAAGAATGTCTTTATCTGGCTATCGATATGGTCAAACCTGGTGTTCATTTAGGCGATATTGGGCATGCCATTGAAACTTATGCGAACAAACACAACTTCTCTGTGGTGCACGAATACTGTGGACACGGCATTGGCCGTGAATTTCACGAAGATCCTCAAGTACTGCATTACGGAAAGCCGGGCACCGGCGTCGCATTGGAAGCAGGCATGTGTCTGACCATTGAGCCCATGGTGAATGCGGGCCGACGGCATGTCAAACTGCTCAAAGATGGCTGGACGGTGGTTACACGAGATAGAAGTCTTAGCGCCCAATGGGAGCATACGCTCGCTGTGTTAGATGATGGTGTAGAGGTGCTCACCAAACGCAAGGAGGAACATTTTTGA
- the glnD gene encoding [protein-PII] uridylyltransferase, with protein sequence MTRPAGANWRLSFADLPQLSQAGHSSRTLKNYLQVGRERIERAFRDGVPIERLVAARARLVDQLLYHLWTLEIAPHKPHWSLIAVGGYGRGELHPYSDIDLLILVDSADEQTSELISSLITSLWDAGLEISHSVRTLDECEQLAAEDITVATNLMESRLVAGSPLHFDEMRHRVGPDRIWPGETFFQAKIEEQKQRHKKFADSSNALEPNIKQSPGGLRDLHVIGWVLKRHFRVDNLDSLVALNFLTPDELKSLKSCLYFLWRVRFALHLVAGRREERLLFDLQPKVAECLGFTPQDNAPTAHIEQFMKRYYRTVLRIRELNDMLLQLFAEAILGHGQAEPEEEIDADFVRRGSTIAIRDVSQFSANPSLMLKLFSHMANDTSLRHVDAKTLRGLRMALPKIDEHFRQNPDNKELFLSIISSHHGVGRAFFYMKRYGLLKRYLPLFADVTGQMQFDLFHIYTVDEHTLFLLKNLARFADPRYNNEFPLASQIMQNLRRPEILYLAGLFHDIGKGRGGDHAKIGAIEAREFCIAHGLPNEDADLVGWLVRHHLLMSSTAQRKDVTDPEVIAQFAAQVQRRHRLELLYVLTVADIRATNPSLWNSWKDALLKELFQRTVDWLDRPETRLHSRADFEQATINEVRRLVEVRGGSLAALNDWLAQMGQGYVQKYSADQVAWHFDALAGQSEPLVRIRRHPSDGASEILVYCADRKGLFADLAQTLFEEQLSIVSATIHTTTTGNALDTFTVLELNGRPIESSRRLQLIAHRLRHMLTNADDIHYKQWMMPSKLKFFAFPTRVRFMDGNTRWDELEVAALDRPGLLADVARTMSDLGVRIHGARIATFGERAEDLFLVSHSDNSRIDQPEIRKKIVDSLKEVLDKRIGQ encoded by the coding sequence TTGACGCGCCCAGCCGGCGCCAATTGGCGCTTGTCATTTGCTGATCTGCCGCAGCTCAGTCAAGCGGGACATTCGAGCCGGACGTTAAAAAATTACCTGCAAGTTGGGCGTGAGCGCATTGAGCGGGCCTTTCGTGATGGGGTTCCGATCGAACGACTGGTCGCTGCACGTGCCCGCTTGGTCGATCAGCTGTTGTACCATCTCTGGACACTGGAGATTGCGCCGCACAAACCACATTGGTCACTCATCGCCGTCGGCGGTTACGGACGTGGCGAGCTGCACCCTTATTCGGACATTGACCTTTTAATTCTGGTGGATAGCGCCGATGAGCAAACGAGCGAACTTATCTCGTCACTGATTACCAGCCTTTGGGATGCCGGACTGGAAATCAGTCACAGCGTCCGAACATTAGATGAGTGCGAGCAGCTTGCGGCAGAGGATATCACTGTCGCCACAAACCTCATGGAATCGCGACTGGTGGCTGGATCGCCGCTCCATTTCGACGAAATGCGCCATCGTGTTGGCCCTGATCGCATCTGGCCGGGAGAAACTTTTTTTCAGGCGAAGATTGAAGAACAAAAACAACGCCACAAAAAGTTTGCCGACAGTTCTAATGCACTTGAACCGAATATCAAACAATCACCAGGTGGATTGCGTGATCTTCACGTTATCGGCTGGGTACTCAAACGCCATTTTCGCGTTGACAACCTAGATTCTCTGGTTGCCCTTAATTTTTTAACGCCTGACGAACTGAAATCCCTAAAAAGTTGCCTTTATTTTCTCTGGCGTGTTCGTTTTGCATTGCATTTGGTCGCCGGGCGGCGAGAAGAGCGCCTTTTGTTCGATCTGCAACCAAAAGTAGCCGAGTGCCTTGGTTTTACGCCGCAAGATAACGCCCCAACAGCGCATATCGAACAATTTATGAAACGATACTATCGCACGGTATTACGCATTCGCGAGCTGAACGATATGCTGCTGCAGCTTTTCGCCGAGGCAATTCTCGGACATGGTCAGGCGGAACCCGAAGAAGAGATCGACGCAGATTTTGTGCGCAGGGGTAGCACCATCGCCATCCGTGACGTCAGCCAATTTTCCGCAAACCCTAGCTTGATGCTCAAGCTTTTCTCGCACATGGCCAATGATACTAGCCTACGGCACGTGGACGCCAAGACGTTACGGGGCTTACGTATGGCCTTGCCGAAAATCGATGAGCACTTTCGACAAAATCCGGACAACAAAGAGCTCTTTCTTTCGATCATCAGCAGTCATCACGGTGTCGGCCGAGCATTTTTCTATATGAAGCGCTACGGCCTTCTCAAACGCTACTTGCCGTTATTCGCCGACGTGACCGGGCAAATGCAGTTTGATCTTTTTCACATCTACACCGTGGATGAACACACTCTGTTTTTGCTCAAAAACTTGGCTCGTTTCGCCGACCCTCGTTACAACAATGAATTCCCATTGGCGAGCCAAATCATGCAAAACCTCAGGCGCCCCGAGATTTTGTATCTTGCAGGCCTTTTTCACGATATTGGCAAAGGGCGTGGGGGTGACCATGCCAAGATCGGTGCGATTGAAGCACGCGAATTTTGCATTGCCCATGGACTGCCAAACGAAGATGCTGATCTGGTGGGCTGGCTTGTCCGGCATCACCTGCTCATGTCATCCACTGCACAACGCAAGGACGTCACTGACCCGGAAGTCATCGCACAATTTGCCGCCCAAGTTCAACGTCGACACCGCCTTGAGTTGCTCTATGTGTTGACTGTGGCGGACATACGCGCAACCAACCCGAGTCTTTGGAACAGCTGGAAGGATGCATTGCTCAAAGAATTGTTTCAGAGAACAGTTGACTGGCTGGACCGCCCCGAAACCCGTCTTCATTCTCGTGCTGATTTTGAGCAGGCCACCATCAATGAAGTTCGACGACTGGTCGAGGTGCGCGGTGGTTCACTCGCCGCGCTGAACGACTGGCTAGCGCAAATGGGGCAAGGTTATGTGCAGAAATATTCGGCCGATCAAGTGGCTTGGCATTTTGATGCCCTCGCCGGCCAGTCTGAGCCATTGGTTCGTATTCGCCGCCATCCGAGCGACGGTGCCAGCGAAATCCTCGTTTACTGCGCCGATCGCAAAGGCCTTTTTGCCGATCTTGCCCAAACCCTGTTTGAAGAACAGTTGAGCATTGTCAGTGCCACCATCCATACGACAACAACAGGCAATGCCTTGGATACGTTCACCGTCTTGGAACTCAATGGACGCCCTATCGAAAGCAGCCGACGGCTGCAGCTCATTGCGCATCGGCTACGCCATATGCTGACCAACGCCGACGACATTCACTACAAGCAATGGATGATGCCGTCAAAGCTTAAGTTTTTTGCTTTTCCAACCAGAGTGCGTTTCATGGATGGCAATACTCGATGGGACGAACTTGAAGTGGCTGCGCTAGACCGTCCCGGGTTGCTGGCAGACGTGGCGCGCACCATGAGCGACCTCGGCGTCCGGATTCATGGCGCTCGAATTGCGACTTTTGGCGAACGAGCCGAAGATTTGTTTTTGGTCAGTCACAGCGACAATAGCCGGATCGATCAGCCAGAGATACGGAAAAAAATTGTTGATTCATTAAAAGAAGTTCTAGATAAGAGGATTGGTCAATGA